A single window of Mustela erminea isolate mMusErm1 chromosome 4, mMusErm1.Pri, whole genome shotgun sequence DNA harbors:
- the DNPH1 gene encoding 2'-deoxynucleoside 5'-phosphate N-hydrolase 1 produces the protein MAAAAAGARESGEPGQPGQPGRRALYFCGSVRGGREDRALYGRIVSRLRRFGAVLTEHVAAAELGARGEEVAGGDRLIHERDLAWLQQADVVVAEVTQPSLGVGYELGRAVALNKRILCLFRPQSGRVLSAMIRGAADGSRFQVLDYEEGQVEAMLDRYFEGDLP, from the exons atggcggcggcggcggccggagcGCGGGAAAGCGGGGAGCCGGGCCAGCCGGGCCAGCCCGGCCGCCGGGCCCTGTACTTCTGCGGAAGCGTCCGCGGCGGGCGCGAGGACCGGGCGCTGTACGGGCGGATCGTGTCGCGGTTGCGGCGCTTCGGGGCGGTGCTCACGGAGCACGTGGCGGCCGCCGAACTGGGAGCGCGCG GGGAAGAGGTTGCTGGGGGTGACAGGCTCATCCATGAGCGGGACCTGGCCTGGCTGCAGCAGGCAGATG TGGTGGTGGCCGAAGTGACCCAGCCGTCGTTGGGTGTGGGCTATGAGCTGGGCCGGGCTGTAGCCCTCAACAAGCGGATCCTGTGCCTCTTCCGTCCGCAGTCTGGCCGAG TGCTTTCAGCCATGATCCGGGGAGCGGCAGACGGCTCGAGGTTCCAGGTGTTGGACTACGAGGAGGGCCAGGTGGAGGCCATGCTGGATCGCTACTTTGAGGGTGACCTTCCCTAG